One Leptolyngbya sp. SIO1E4 genomic region harbors:
- a CDS encoding helix-turn-helix transcriptional regulator translates to MPPEEAIAAWTKATRPIFDVKIRNPDTYSASAEAYLLGDLIVTLANFKAQTFYRRVKHTRLGAANHLVLELFLMGNGTGCLGDDFIAMSPYQVNLLDYRKTLSTCVEDASLLSITIPRKLIHSSCIEYFSVQSWHINSPHGRLLASMIETICQSLPEIQQKDAEAFSAALLGLLNGLLTPKQQRTTFEQKCVQASTLTSMKAFIDSNLHQLDLGIQELCKAFNCSRATVYRCFKEESGVESYIRSQRLKRAFHHLSTTYPATSKTPIYNIALECGFADPAYFSRLFKQTFGLTPSDVFHSKPNHTQATPVFVDLDTTYTRHIETFRNWMCTSR, encoded by the coding sequence ATGCCCCCTGAAGAAGCGATCGCAGCATGGACTAAGGCTACTAGACCAATTTTCGACGTCAAGATACGAAATCCTGATACCTACTCTGCTTCAGCTGAAGCCTATTTGCTGGGAGATCTCATTGTCACGCTTGCAAACTTTAAGGCTCAAACCTTTTATCGTAGGGTCAAGCATACCCGATTAGGAGCCGCTAACCATCTAGTCCTGGAGCTGTTTCTGATGGGCAATGGTACAGGCTGCTTAGGGGATGATTTTATTGCCATGTCACCTTACCAGGTAAATCTGCTCGATTACCGTAAAACGCTTTCTACTTGTGTGGAAGATGCTAGTTTGCTTTCTATTACTATTCCTAGAAAGTTGATTCATTCTTCCTGTATTGAGTATTTTTCAGTTCAGTCTTGGCATATCAACTCTCCACACGGAAGATTGCTGGCCTCAATGATAGAAACAATATGCCAAAGCCTTCCGGAAATCCAGCAAAAGGATGCTGAAGCATTTTCTGCGGCGTTGTTGGGGTTGCTCAATGGGTTGCTGACGCCCAAACAACAGCGAACCACTTTCGAGCAGAAATGCGTGCAGGCGTCTACCCTGACCTCTATGAAGGCGTTTATTGACTCCAATCTTCATCAGCTTGATCTCGGTATCCAAGAACTGTGTAAGGCCTTTAACTGTTCTCGTGCCACGGTATATCGCTGTTTCAAGGAAGAATCTGGGGTTGAGAGTTACATCAGGAGCCAAAGACTAAAGCGCGCTTTTCATCACCTTTCAACTACTTATCCTGCTACCTCTAAGACTCCAATTTATAACATTGCTTTAGAATGCGGGTTTGCTGATCCAGCCTATTTTTCACGCTTGTTTAAGCAAACTTTTGGGTTGACGCCATCTGATGTATTTCACAGCAAACCTAACCACACTCAGGCGACTCCAGTTTTTGTCGATCTCGACACCACATATACCAGGCACATCGAAACCTTTAGAAATTGGATGTGTACGAGCAGATGA